Proteins from a genomic interval of Diaphorobacter sp. HDW4A:
- a CDS encoding CaiB/BaiF CoA-transferase family protein, which translates to MKHSTASAPLEGIKVVEIGQNIAGPYASEILSSLGAEVIKIERPGSGDDARGWGPPFWRGTATTFQAMNHGKKSLALDLKDARHIAGLKELIATADVFIQNMRPGSLEELGLGADALMALNPSLIHCSLGAFGHKGPRSLTPGYEPMVQAFSGIFSINGPEDGPPARVGMQVLDLGTGAWAALGCLAALFRRGQTGTGCRVDTSLFETALGWLQVMMAGFQATGRQPARHRSGNPNVVVFQALPTSDGEVVVAAANDRLFFKLARVLGHPEWQSDPRYASNALRVEHKAELIPQIEIAFRRHTRQHWIDTLEAAGIPCAPIQDFAQVMADPQTEALGIFQPIPDVDLRVVSLPLSFDGARPAVRSRAPEVGEHNAALMPGLE; encoded by the coding sequence ATGAAACATTCCACCGCATCCGCACCGCTCGAAGGCATCAAGGTCGTGGAGATAGGCCAGAACATCGCCGGCCCGTATGCCAGCGAGATCCTCTCCTCGCTCGGCGCCGAGGTCATCAAGATCGAGCGCCCCGGCTCGGGCGATGACGCGCGCGGCTGGGGGCCGCCGTTCTGGCGCGGCACGGCCACCACGTTCCAGGCGATGAACCACGGCAAGAAGAGCCTCGCGCTCGACCTCAAGGACGCGCGGCACATCGCCGGTCTCAAGGAACTGATTGCCACCGCCGACGTGTTCATCCAGAACATGCGCCCCGGCTCGCTGGAAGAGTTAGGCCTGGGCGCCGACGCGCTCATGGCGCTGAATCCGTCCCTGATCCACTGCTCGCTGGGGGCATTCGGCCACAAGGGTCCACGCAGCCTCACCCCGGGCTACGAACCCATGGTTCAGGCGTTCTCGGGCATCTTCAGCATCAACGGGCCAGAGGATGGGCCACCAGCGCGCGTCGGCATGCAGGTGCTGGATCTGGGCACCGGCGCCTGGGCGGCTTTGGGCTGTCTCGCGGCGCTCTTTCGGCGCGGCCAGACCGGCACCGGCTGCAGGGTGGACACCTCGCTGTTCGAAACCGCGCTCGGCTGGCTGCAGGTCATGATGGCGGGCTTTCAGGCCACAGGACGACAGCCCGCGCGACATCGCAGCGGCAACCCCAACGTGGTGGTCTTCCAGGCGCTGCCGACCTCCGATGGCGAAGTGGTGGTCGCCGCCGCCAATGACCGCTTGTTCTTCAAGCTGGCACGCGTTCTGGGCCACCCCGAATGGCAGAGCGATCCACGCTACGCCAGCAACGCGCTGCGCGTGGAGCACAAGGCGGAACTGATTCCCCAGATCGAGATCGCCTTTCGACGACACACCCGTCAGCACTGGATAGACACGCTGGAAGCAGCGGGCATTCCCTGCGCGCCGATACAGGACTTCGCTCAGGTGATGGCGGATCCGCAGACCGAGGCGCTCGGCATCTTCCAGCCGATACCGGACGTGGATCTGCGCGTGGTGAGCCTGCCGCTGTCGTTCGACGGAGCACGCCCGGCGGTGAGATCCCGAGCCCCCGAGGTCGGAGAGCACAACGCCGCCCTGATGCCGGGCCTCGAATGA
- a CDS encoding enoyl-CoA hydratase-related protein, which yields MQSSELGCEIRNRVALLTINRPERMNAWTPALEQQFKARILEIRSDDEIRCIVLTGAGKAFCAGMDMQVLQSGPSTPTPSTADADPRYSYLTTLDKPFIAAINGAAAGVGLCIALYSDLRFVTPEARLTAPYARRGLVAEHGIAWLLPRLIGPMHAADLLLSGRTVSGAEAGRMGLANVLPAEGFLDAVLERANEIANLGSPRSTRIMKQQLLAAREGTLAEATRVADREMTDCKATEDFREGVQHFIEKRPPHFTGR from the coding sequence TTGCAAAGTTCCGAACTGGGTTGCGAGATCCGCAACCGCGTCGCGCTTCTCACCATCAACCGTCCCGAGCGCATGAACGCCTGGACTCCCGCGCTTGAGCAGCAGTTCAAGGCGCGCATTCTAGAAATCCGGAGCGACGACGAGATTCGCTGCATCGTGCTGACCGGCGCGGGCAAGGCGTTCTGCGCCGGCATGGATATGCAGGTGCTGCAGTCCGGCCCATCGACACCCACGCCGTCCACCGCTGACGCGGACCCTCGCTACAGCTACCTCACCACGCTCGACAAGCCCTTCATCGCGGCCATCAACGGCGCGGCGGCGGGCGTGGGTCTGTGCATTGCGCTATACAGCGATCTGCGTTTCGTCACGCCAGAGGCCAGGCTCACGGCGCCCTATGCGCGGCGCGGACTGGTGGCGGAACACGGCATCGCCTGGCTGCTCCCGCGTCTGATCGGCCCCATGCACGCGGCCGACCTGCTCCTGAGCGGACGCACGGTGAGCGGCGCAGAAGCGGGCCGCATGGGATTGGCCAACGTGCTCCCGGCCGAAGGATTTCTCGACGCCGTGCTGGAGCGCGCCAACGAGATCGCCAATCTGGGATCGCCGCGCTCCACCCGCATCATGAAGCAACAGCTCCTCGCGGCTCGCGAGGGAACGCTTGCCGAAGCCACGCGCGTGGCCGACAGGGAAATGACCGACTGCAAAGCCACGGAAGACTTCCGTGAAGGCGTGCAGCACTTCATCGAGAAACGCCCACCCCACTTCACCGGACGATGA
- a CDS encoding IclR family transcriptional regulator, which produces MAKSTRALTHESQVYVRSTAGSQSLERGLSILRAFRHGVGVLSNSELAERVQLPRPTVSRLTRSLVDAGFLIYDFEARSYRLAPVCLTLALSFRSSEATLEMALPHMRALAEGRRVNVGLAVADRSEMVYLDSVRLSRLGIFRRLSPGSRIPIAQTSLGCAYLAGMAPVQRRLLLDRLKREHGASWPPLKAHVERSLESISERGFCGAQWAAGMAAVATPLQTASGLYALNVSFPVAETVTAAELRTHGELLLDLKKKLLATAAMAAVT; this is translated from the coding sequence ATGGCCAAATCGACCCGGGCCCTCACGCATGAAAGTCAGGTGTACGTTCGCAGCACGGCGGGAAGCCAGTCGCTGGAACGCGGTCTGTCGATACTGCGCGCTTTCAGACATGGCGTTGGCGTGCTCTCCAATTCGGAACTGGCCGAGCGTGTGCAATTGCCTCGGCCCACGGTCAGCCGGCTGACGCGATCGCTGGTGGATGCGGGGTTTCTGATCTACGACTTCGAGGCCAGAAGCTACCGTCTGGCCCCCGTGTGCCTGACGCTGGCCCTGTCGTTCCGAAGTTCGGAAGCAACTCTGGAGATGGCGCTGCCCCACATGCGCGCGCTTGCCGAAGGACGCCGGGTCAATGTGGGACTTGCGGTGGCCGACCGCTCCGAGATGGTCTACCTGGACTCCGTGCGCCTGAGCCGCCTCGGCATCTTCCGCCGCCTGTCGCCGGGATCGCGCATTCCCATCGCCCAAACCTCGCTCGGATGTGCCTATCTGGCGGGCATGGCCCCGGTGCAGCGCAGGCTATTGCTCGACCGCCTTAAACGCGAGCACGGCGCGTCCTGGCCACCGCTCAAGGCGCATGTGGAGAGATCGCTGGAGAGCATTTCGGAACGCGGCTTCTGCGGCGCGCAATGGGCCGCCGGCATGGCCGCCGTTGCCACGCCACTGCAGACCGCCAGCGGTTTGTATGCCCTGAACGTGAGCTTTCCCGTTGCCGAAACAGTGACCGCTGCGGAACTCCGCACGCATGGCGAGCTACTGTTGGACTTGAAGAAAAAGCTGCTGGCGACAGCGGCGATGGCAGCGGTGACGTGA
- a CDS encoding tripartite tricarboxylate transporter substrate binding protein produces the protein MKAVTPIVASALMSLAMPALADYPNRPVRLIVPFPAGQTTDALARIVAEQLTTSLGQSFYIDNRAGAAGIVGMESAKRAEPDGYTLVVASSGPLAINPSLYPKLPYDTAKDFSAVSMLVAVPQFLVARTELPANTVKELVGYVKTRPGQINYGSGGAGLTNHLTMEMFGKSAGIQMTHVPYRGSTAAFNGLLAGEISMMFESGPVVIPHVKRGVLKVLGVASKSGSLALPEVPTIDKAGVAGFDSQSWAAILAPRGTPTEVIAKLNAAIRQSLDKPVVQRRLNSLGAEPIASSPDEANAYIKREVQGWGKIIRDAHIELEQQ, from the coding sequence ATGAAAGCCGTCACGCCCATCGTCGCCTCAGCCCTCATGTCGCTCGCGATGCCTGCGCTTGCGGACTATCCCAACCGGCCAGTGCGTCTCATCGTTCCGTTCCCCGCCGGCCAGACTACAGACGCGCTGGCACGCATCGTCGCGGAACAGCTCACCACGTCCCTTGGCCAGTCCTTCTACATTGACAATCGGGCCGGTGCGGCTGGCATCGTTGGCATGGAGAGCGCCAAGCGCGCAGAGCCCGATGGCTACACGCTGGTCGTGGCCTCCAGCGGACCACTCGCCATCAATCCAAGCCTGTATCCCAAGTTGCCGTACGACACGGCCAAGGACTTTTCCGCAGTGTCCATGCTCGTGGCGGTTCCGCAATTTCTGGTCGCACGCACCGAGCTCCCGGCCAACACGGTCAAAGAACTCGTGGGGTATGTAAAGACCCGCCCCGGTCAGATCAACTACGGCTCCGGTGGTGCGGGACTCACGAATCACCTCACCATGGAGATGTTCGGCAAATCGGCTGGAATCCAGATGACCCATGTCCCTTATCGCGGATCGACCGCCGCGTTCAATGGCTTGCTCGCTGGGGAAATCTCGATGATGTTCGAGTCAGGGCCCGTGGTGATCCCTCACGTGAAACGCGGCGTGCTCAAGGTGCTGGGCGTCGCCAGCAAGTCGGGATCGCTCGCGCTTCCAGAGGTACCTACCATCGACAAAGCGGGCGTTGCGGGTTTTGACTCCCAATCCTGGGCCGCCATTCTGGCCCCCAGAGGCACACCGACCGAAGTCATCGCCAAACTCAACGCGGCGATCCGGCAATCGCTGGACAAACCTGTCGTTCAGCGCAGGCTGAACTCCCTTGGAGCTGAACCGATCGCAAGCTCGCCGGACGAAGCCAATGCGTACATCAAACGCGAAGTTCAGGGTTGGGGAAAAATCATCCGCGACGCCCATATTGAACTGGAGCAGCAATAA